A window of the Atribacteraceae bacterium genome harbors these coding sequences:
- the rpmB gene encoding 50S ribosomal protein L28 yields the protein MAQCSVCGKKAIFGNSISHSHRVTRRIWRPNIQQVKAFQEGQMKRVSVCTSCLKAGKIKKG from the coding sequence ATGGCGCAGTGTTCAGTGTGCGGGAAAAAGGCAATTTTTGGAAACAGTATCAGTCACTCACACCGAGTGACCCGGCGAATCTGGCGACCGAATATCCAACAGGTTAAAGCTTTCCAGGAAGGACAGATGAAGCGGGTCAGTGTTTGCACCTCCTGCCTGAAAGCCGGAAAAATCAAAAAAGGGTGA
- a CDS encoding zinc metallopeptidase, which translates to MVFLPFDFSVILIIPALILAFYAQLRVKNTYHTLSRIRAKAGLSGSEVAARLMQQLGLRVGLEEVPGVLNDHYDPSKEILRLSSPVYRGGSVADYSIAAHEVGHALQKRERYGSFALRSFLVPVAGFGSRMAIPLFFFGLIFAFRPLMDIGILFFSLAVLFQLVTLPVEYDASRRAYQVLDASGMLSVEERPLVKKMLNAAALTYVAATAVAALQLIRLLVLRGSRD; encoded by the coding sequence ATGGTTTTTTTACCGTTTGATTTTTCAGTCATTTTGATCATTCCTGCCCTGATCCTGGCTTTTTACGCCCAATTGCGGGTGAAAAACACCTACCATACCCTCTCCCGGATCAGGGCTAAGGCCGGCCTGTCAGGTTCGGAGGTGGCTGCCCGCCTGATGCAGCAACTCGGGCTCCGGGTGGGGCTCGAAGAAGTACCCGGAGTACTCAACGACCACTACGATCCGTCGAAGGAAATATTGCGGCTATCCAGCCCGGTTTATCGGGGAGGATCGGTTGCCGATTACAGTATTGCGGCTCACGAGGTCGGTCACGCTCTGCAGAAACGGGAACGCTATGGATCTTTCGCTCTTCGTTCTTTCCTGGTTCCGGTGGCCGGATTTGGGTCCCGGATGGCCATTCCCCTCTTTTTTTTCGGCTTGATTTTTGCCTTTCGGCCGCTTATGGATATCGGTATTCTCTTCTTCAGCTTGGCGGTTCTATTTCAGCTTGTGACACTACCGGTTGAATACGATGCCAGTCGCCGGGCTTATCAGGTCCTTGACGCTTCCGGGATGCTCAGTGTCGAGGAAAGGCCGCTTGTAAAGAAGATGCTGAATGCCGCCGCGCTCACCTACGTCGCGGCAACCGCGGTTGCCGCTCTGCAGCTGATTCGTCTGCTGGTGTTGCGAGGCTCTCGGGATTGA
- the recG gene encoding ATP-dependent DNA helicase RecG encodes MTNSSGSPPLSTLMNRQRLLAVVALEKQRLDNRSVVGGFDRFMRLWGRTMGVPGWSDAETYLESYLTLSMTGRRRLINTLEKMLTQLPETGRENCEKREKPERPTHVTRLREPVRSLQGVGPVLDRKLAQLGVRTLGDFLYAFPRTYRDRGEILSLSDLQEGRLLTVEAVVFAQHRIPTRRKRLLKIVLAEGDRKANLVCFNQEYLARILLPGKRVKVTGTFSFRYGAWETSDFDFEVVNETGHDDSGFLRIQPVYSLTEGLSQKRFYTLVSEVLDEFLEDVEEVLPESVRTRYKLVKKQEAIRELHRPRRSNFTELIARNSVAHRSIIFEECLVFALGLRLKRQAIKKVRSRSYSPQSTLVRHFLDSLPYRLTKAQEQVFREIVADLTRPIPMSRLVQGDVGSGKTVIALLGALQVIGQGSQVAMMVPTEILAEQHHQRWKDPLEKLGVTVGLLRGGTGREKNTLIKAIKQKTIDLVIGTHALIQDQVIFADLGLVIVDEQHRFGVTQRSRLQEKAEYPHVLVMSATPIPRTLALTLYGDLDISVVDQKPAGRKKIVTCYFREDERHKAYNRVAGFLDRGHQAYVVCPAIEENDDEMVSVRRIFEELQNKWLKDARIAMLHGRLSLQEKEAVMRRFVQREIDVVVATSVIEVGVDVPTANVMVVENAERFGLAQLHQLRGRIGRGESEALCILLTRSAEGPALERVRIMTTIDDGFVIAEEDLKMRGPGEFFGTRQHGLSEFRLTDPLTDWPVLEQAVHEAGLLLEEDPDLSLSGNKAICREVEERFAYRFKAGELG; translated from the coding sequence ATGACAAACTCCTCCGGATCGCCCCCGCTGTCCACCCTGATGAACAGGCAGCGGTTACTCGCGGTCGTGGCTCTGGAAAAACAGCGCCTCGACAACCGTTCGGTTGTGGGCGGGTTTGACCGGTTTATGCGACTCTGGGGGCGCACGATGGGTGTCCCCGGCTGGAGCGACGCCGAAACGTACCTGGAAAGTTATCTCACTCTATCGATGACGGGGAGGAGACGCCTCATCAACACGTTGGAAAAGATGCTCACACAATTGCCCGAAACCGGGAGAGAGAATTGTGAAAAACGGGAAAAGCCGGAGCGGCCGACCCATGTTACACGGCTTCGCGAGCCGGTGCGCAGCCTCCAGGGGGTGGGTCCGGTACTTGACCGGAAGCTTGCGCAACTGGGTGTCCGTACCCTAGGAGACTTTTTATACGCCTTTCCTCGTACCTATCGGGACCGGGGTGAGATTCTGAGCCTCTCGGACCTACAGGAAGGACGCTTGCTTACTGTTGAAGCCGTGGTTTTTGCACAACATCGTATACCAACCCGGCGGAAGCGGCTCCTGAAAATTGTCTTGGCGGAGGGAGACCGGAAGGCCAATCTGGTGTGCTTCAACCAGGAATATCTGGCCCGCATTCTTCTTCCCGGAAAAAGAGTCAAGGTTACTGGCACTTTCTCTTTCCGTTACGGAGCCTGGGAGACGTCTGATTTTGATTTCGAAGTCGTAAATGAAACCGGGCACGACGACTCCGGGTTTTTACGGATTCAACCGGTTTATTCCCTGACCGAGGGATTATCCCAAAAACGCTTTTATACTTTGGTTTCCGAGGTCCTGGATGAATTTTTGGAGGACGTGGAGGAAGTCCTTCCGGAATCGGTACGCACCCGGTATAAGCTCGTGAAAAAACAGGAAGCGATTCGGGAACTGCACCGGCCCAGACGGTCTAACTTTACTGAACTGATCGCCAGAAACAGCGTGGCTCACCGTTCGATCATTTTCGAAGAATGCCTGGTTTTTGCCCTGGGATTGAGATTGAAACGTCAGGCGATCAAAAAAGTCCGGAGTCGGAGCTATTCTCCACAATCAACCCTGGTCAGGCATTTTCTCGATTCCTTGCCGTATCGACTGACCAAGGCCCAGGAACAGGTGTTTCGGGAAATCGTCGCCGACCTGACCCGACCCATTCCTATGAGCCGTCTGGTGCAAGGAGATGTCGGTTCCGGGAAAACAGTGATCGCTCTTCTGGGGGCTCTGCAGGTTATTGGACAGGGAAGTCAGGTGGCCATGATGGTGCCCACCGAGATCCTGGCCGAGCAACACCATCAGAGATGGAAAGACCCTCTGGAAAAACTGGGGGTGACAGTCGGCTTGCTGCGAGGGGGGACGGGCAGAGAAAAAAATACCTTAATCAAAGCCATCAAGCAAAAGACGATTGACCTGGTGATCGGTACCCATGCCTTGATTCAGGATCAGGTGATCTTTGCGGATTTGGGGCTGGTGATTGTCGATGAACAGCATCGTTTCGGTGTGACCCAGCGTTCCAGGCTCCAGGAAAAAGCGGAGTATCCTCATGTTCTGGTCATGAGCGCCACACCCATCCCTCGTACCCTGGCTCTTACTCTTTACGGCGATCTGGATATTTCGGTGGTGGATCAAAAGCCGGCCGGCCGGAAAAAAATAGTGACTTGCTACTTTCGTGAAGACGAGAGACATAAGGCTTATAACCGGGTGGCCGGCTTCCTGGATCGCGGCCACCAGGCGTATGTGGTCTGCCCGGCTATCGAAGAAAATGATGATGAAATGGTTTCGGTGAGGAGGATCTTCGAAGAGCTGCAAAATAAATGGCTGAAGGATGCCCGGATCGCGATGCTTCATGGTCGACTTTCCCTTCAGGAAAAAGAAGCGGTTATGCGCCGGTTTGTCCAGCGGGAGATCGACGTTGTGGTGGCGACATCTGTAATCGAAGTGGGTGTGGACGTCCCGACGGCCAATGTGATGGTTGTCGAGAATGCCGAACGATTCGGTTTGGCGCAACTCCATCAACTGCGGGGGAGGATCGGCCGGGGAGAGAGTGAGGCGCTGTGTATCCTGTTGACTCGCTCTGCCGAGGGACCGGCGCTGGAGCGGGTCAGGATCATGACCACAATTGACGATGGCTTTGTTATAGCCGAGGAAGACTTGAAGATGAGGGGACCTGGCGAATTTTTTGGAACCAGACAGCATGGGCTCTCGGAATTTCGTTTAACTGATCCCCTTACCGACTGGCCCGTGCTTGAACAGGCTGTTCACGAAGCCGGGCTTCTTCTGGAGGAAGACCCTGATTTGTCCTTATCCGGGAATAAGGCGATCTGTCGAGAGGTCGAAGAACGTTTTGCTTATCGTTTTAAGGCGGGGGAACTGGGTTGA
- the fmt gene encoding methionyl-tRNA formyltransferase, whose protein sequence is MKTVFLGTSVFALPVLEALFLNGHELAAVITQPDRPCGRGLRISPSAVKSKAEELGIPVWQPVRVNAPDFLTMIQDVVEPEVLIVAAYGQILRKKLLSIPRRGCINVHASLLPAYRGADPIRWTLLRGEQKTGVTIMLMDEGVDTGPILSARELLVNEMDNAETLTSRLGQLGSGLLIETLAGMEQGEITPRTQDNEKASYAPPMTRQMVQIDWRLSAREIVNQIRAFSPCPGAYGILNGKRIHILRASVGISKSTWEPGTVIGIEKEQGILVATGEGMVTVTQLKPENRKALHFRDFCCGYRLAPGAGFSVE, encoded by the coding sequence ATGAAAACAGTATTTCTCGGTACTTCGGTTTTTGCTCTGCCGGTTCTTGAGGCCCTGTTCCTGAACGGTCATGAGCTTGCCGCGGTGATCACCCAACCGGATCGACCCTGTGGGCGGGGTCTTAGGATAAGTCCTTCCGCCGTGAAAAGCAAAGCGGAGGAACTCGGCATACCCGTTTGGCAACCAGTTAGGGTCAATGCTCCGGACTTTTTGACTATGATCCAGGATGTAGTGGAACCTGAGGTGCTGATTGTGGCGGCTTATGGGCAGATCTTGAGAAAAAAACTCCTGTCGATACCGCGGAGGGGTTGTATCAATGTCCATGCTTCTCTTCTGCCGGCATACCGGGGAGCGGATCCGATACGCTGGACATTGCTGCGTGGTGAGCAGAAAACCGGGGTCACTATTATGTTGATGGATGAAGGTGTGGATACCGGACCAATTTTATCTGCCCGGGAGCTGTTGGTCAACGAAATGGATAATGCAGAGACACTGACGTCTCGTCTGGGGCAGCTCGGCTCCGGGCTCTTGATCGAGACCCTTGCTGGCATGGAACAAGGAGAGATAACGCCCCGTACTCAGGACAACGAAAAGGCCTCCTATGCTCCGCCAATGACCCGGCAAATGGTTCAGATCGACTGGAGGCTTTCGGCCCGGGAGATTGTAAATCAGATTCGAGCCTTTTCCCCCTGTCCAGGGGCGTATGGAATCCTGAATGGGAAGCGGATTCATATTCTGCGAGCATCCGTTGGAATTAGTAAGTCAACATGGGAACCGGGGACGGTTATCGGGATAGAAAAAGAACAGGGGATCTTGGTTGCAACCGGGGAAGGGATGGTGACAGTCACCCAGCTCAAACCGGAAAACAGAAAAGCGCTCCATTTTCGCGACTTTTGCTGTGGGTATCGCCTTGCGCCCGGGGCCGGGTTTTCAGTTGAGTAA
- a CDS encoding tetratricopeptide repeat protein — MNYEDIPRQFGITILFCKEPLLDGGDWNIIGKHLLFQGRPAEALKSFDRSSIPFPGHGEAQKNRSCCLIILGRISEAGESYRTVLESDPYDAIRRHKLGHCFLSLREKERAVECWKKALACDLRDALSLNCPEAVLLENREWEKALPCFDQVIAVSPPFSEVWINRAEFLEELQDALRLFEQALAIELRNSRTWFLEQLERLPETLVCYEALQLDPEFAEAWQGKAQTEERLGRQRQAGYSCRNFLKYSGFRFPEQELWAAERLWGWS; from the coding sequence ATGAATTACGAGGATATCCCCCGGCAGTTTGGTATAACGATTCTTTTTTGTAAGGAACCCCTGTTGGATGGAGGGGATTGGAATATAATAGGCAAGCACCTTCTTTTTCAGGGCCGACCTGCTGAAGCTCTGAAAAGTTTCGATCGATCGTCGATCCCTTTCCCGGGTCATGGCGAAGCTCAGAAGAACCGGAGCTGTTGTCTCATTATCCTGGGACGGATTTCCGAGGCGGGGGAGTCTTACCGAACAGTGCTTGAGAGCGATCCGTATGACGCAATCAGACGGCACAAGCTGGGGCACTGTTTTCTTTCACTCCGGGAAAAAGAACGTGCGGTTGAGTGCTGGAAAAAAGCGCTTGCCTGCGATTTGCGTGATGCCCTTTCCCTCAATTGCCCTGAGGCCGTATTGCTGGAAAATCGCGAATGGGAGAAGGCCCTGCCTTGCTTTGATCAGGTGATCGCTGTCTCCCCTCCCTTTTCCGAAGTCTGGATCAATCGGGCAGAATTTCTTGAAGAACTTCAGGACGCTCTGAGATTGTTTGAACAAGCCTTGGCCATTGAGCTCCGGAACTCCCGGACTTGGTTTCTTGAGCAGCTGGAACGATTGCCGGAAACGCTAGTCTGCTATGAGGCCCTCCAGTTGGATCCGGAATTCGCCGAAGCCTGGCAGGGAAAAGCCCAGACCGAGGAACGATTGGGAAGACAGCGGCAGGCCGGATATTCCTGCCGGAATTTTTTGAAATACTCCGGTTTTCGCTTTCCGGAACAGGAACTTTGGGCCGCCGAGCGTCTTTGGGGGTGGTCTTGA
- a CDS encoding acetate kinase: MYVLVVNCGSSTVKYQLFQMEEENGDDVLARGLVERIGIAGSNIEYKTARGEIIRERSIANHRVALEWIMETLTDPEIGVIHNALQINAIGHRVVHGGEKFTDSVLIDKGVLQVIRSCSELAPLHNPPNILGIEASQELIPGIPQVAVFDTAFHGGIPEYAYIYPIPYHFYEKHRIRRYGFHGTSHKYVAERAAKMIGRPLNELRLITCHMGGGVSFAAIKNGQSIDTSMGFTPLEGLVMGTRCGDIDPAIVLYLMEKERLSPKEMDGILNKQSGVLGVSGVSSDTRDIEDAAPSNHRAKLTLELIAYRAKKYIGAYTAILGGIDGVVLTAGIGENSSYIRKSLFMGLEHFGVEIDDEKNTIRRREGFIQTDSSRVKVMVIPTNEELMIAFDTFRLVKQRE, translated from the coding sequence ATGTATGTCCTGGTGGTAAATTGTGGAAGTTCGACGGTAAAATACCAACTGTTCCAGATGGAGGAGGAAAATGGAGACGATGTCCTAGCCCGGGGCCTCGTGGAACGGATCGGGATTGCCGGCTCGAATATCGAGTACAAGACGGCCAGAGGAGAAATCATCAGAGAAAGATCGATCGCCAACCATCGGGTTGCCCTGGAATGGATAATGGAGACCTTGACCGATCCGGAAATCGGAGTTATTCACAATGCCTTACAAATTAATGCCATCGGGCATCGCGTGGTGCATGGCGGGGAAAAATTTACCGACTCGGTGTTAATCGACAAAGGAGTGTTACAGGTGATCAGGAGTTGTTCCGAGCTGGCTCCTCTGCATAATCCTCCAAATATCCTGGGGATTGAGGCCTCTCAGGAACTGATCCCCGGTATCCCCCAGGTGGCGGTCTTCGATACGGCTTTCCACGGCGGCATTCCGGAATATGCCTATATCTATCCAATTCCATACCATTTTTACGAAAAACACCGAATACGCCGGTATGGCTTTCACGGAACCTCACATAAATACGTTGCCGAAAGAGCAGCGAAAATGATAGGGCGCCCTCTCAACGAGTTGCGGCTCATCACCTGCCACATGGGTGGCGGTGTAAGTTTCGCCGCCATTAAAAACGGCCAGTCCATAGACACATCCATGGGCTTCACTCCTCTTGAGGGATTGGTGATGGGGACGCGCTGCGGCGATATCGATCCGGCGATCGTTTTATACCTCATGGAGAAGGAGAGATTGAGTCCGAAGGAAATGGATGGAATTTTGAACAAGCAAAGCGGTGTGTTGGGGGTTTCCGGCGTCAGCAGTGATACCCGGGATATTGAGGATGCAGCTCCAAGCAATCACCGGGCCAAATTGACTCTCGAGCTTATCGCCTACCGGGCGAAAAAGTATATTGGAGCCTACACGGCAATTTTGGGGGGGATTGACGGGGTCGTTTTGACCGCTGGAATCGGAGAGAATTCCTCCTATATTCGTAAATCGCTGTTTATGGGCCTCGAACATTTCGGTGTGGAGATCGATGACGAAAAGAACACGATTCGGAGACGGGAAGGTTTCATCCAGACCGATTCGTCCCGGGTTAAAGTCATGGTGATTCCTACCAACGAAGAATTAATGATCGCTTTTGATACATTCCGATTGGTGAAACAAAGGGAGTGA
- the pta gene encoding phosphate acetyltransferase — MNQLETIRNRAKAIHKTVVLPESTDERVLQAAESVTRQGIASVKLLGDREEVREKAAEHGIDLTGIDIVEYRKEAKRSQYTEDLLQLRKSKAMTPEQAEQWLLNPMYYACMMLRESRVDGVVAGAVLPSPNVIKPALQIIKTAPGVKIASSCFLMSVPNCPYGEDGVFFYADCGFVPEPNAEELAHIALTTARTAELLLGIEPRLAMLSFSTKGSTSHPLVDKVVEATRIARSLNPRLSIDGELQADAAIVPDVAAKKSPDSTVAGRANVLIFPDLNAGNICCKLTERLAKATAIGPILQGLAKPVNDLSRGCKAEDIVDQVAVTVLQTRF; from the coding sequence GTGAATCAACTGGAAACCATTCGAAACAGGGCGAAAGCCATACATAAAACGGTGGTATTACCGGAAAGTACTGATGAGCGGGTTTTACAAGCGGCAGAGAGCGTTACCCGCCAGGGCATCGCTTCGGTGAAGCTCCTGGGAGACCGGGAAGAGGTCCGGGAAAAAGCTGCTGAACACGGAATCGACTTGACGGGAATTGATATCGTGGAGTACCGGAAAGAGGCAAAACGATCGCAGTATACAGAGGATTTGCTCCAATTGCGGAAGAGTAAAGCAATGACCCCCGAACAAGCTGAACAATGGCTCCTCAATCCCATGTACTATGCCTGCATGATGCTTCGAGAGAGCCGGGTGGATGGAGTGGTTGCCGGAGCGGTTTTGCCCAGTCCGAACGTCATTAAACCCGCCCTGCAAATTATCAAGACGGCACCCGGGGTGAAAATTGCTTCGAGCTGTTTTCTGATGTCAGTTCCGAATTGTCCATACGGTGAAGACGGCGTCTTTTTCTATGCCGACTGTGGCTTCGTTCCGGAACCGAACGCGGAAGAACTGGCCCATATAGCCTTGACCACCGCTCGAACGGCCGAGTTATTGCTTGGTATCGAGCCGCGCTTGGCCATGCTCTCCTTCTCTACTAAGGGTAGCACTTCGCACCCGCTGGTCGATAAGGTGGTAGAGGCGACCAGAATTGCCCGCTCGTTGAATCCCCGACTGTCCATCGACGGTGAACTGCAGGCTGACGCCGCCATTGTACCGGATGTAGCGGCGAAAAAATCTCCGGACAGCACGGTGGCTGGACGAGCCAACGTGCTGATCTTTCCCGATTTGAATGCCGGTAACATCTGCTGTAAGTTAACCGAGCGCCTGGCCAAGGCGACGGCGATTGGGCCGATCCTGCAGGGTTTGGCCAAACCGGTGAACGACCTCTCCCGGGGTTGCAAGGCTGAAGATATTGTCGATCAGGTAGCGGTGACCGTTTTGCAAACCCGGTTTTAA
- the def gene encoding peptide deformylase: MNRRKILTYGHKLLREKALPVSVANGSVIDMLDDMKTTMHSSAGIGLAGNQVGIMLRLITLIHPDTRETLSLINPEVVDCGEETEQAEEGCLSVPDIFCKVERPRKVTVRALTPSGNVLELTGENLLARILLHEIDHLNGVLFVDRLNPIRRLLVSNKLKKFSVAGEYYQ; encoded by the coding sequence ATGAACAGACGAAAGATTCTCACGTACGGTCATAAGCTCTTGCGCGAGAAAGCTCTTCCGGTGTCAGTCGCCAATGGATCGGTGATTGATATGCTCGATGACATGAAAACAACCATGCATTCCAGTGCGGGGATCGGCCTGGCCGGCAATCAAGTCGGGATCATGCTGCGCCTGATCACTTTGATTCATCCGGACACCCGGGAGACTCTATCTCTGATCAATCCCGAAGTGGTCGATTGCGGGGAAGAAACTGAACAGGCCGAAGAAGGTTGTCTCAGTGTGCCGGACATATTCTGTAAGGTCGAGCGTCCCCGGAAGGTAACTGTACGAGCCCTCACGCCTTCCGGTAATGTGCTGGAATTGACCGGAGAGAATCTGTTGGCCCGGATATTGCTTCATGAAATAGACCACCTTAACGGGGTTCTCTTCGTGGATCGGCTCAATCCCATCCGGCGTCTTCTCGTGTCCAATAAATTGAAAAAATTTTCAGTCGCTGGAGAGTATTACCAATGA
- the rsmD gene encoding 16S rRNA (guanine(966)-N(2))-methyltransferase RsmD: MGYLRITGGRMRGRKIVVPAGLTVRPMQDFLREALFSILGDRVAGAVVADCFAGTGSIGLEALSRGAAKCFFLEQDRRTTSILRGNIARCGVESLAVILRGDWFHGRVQRQLKEKIHIAFIDPPFAVDHQRVVQDLVFYEGVFREAILVYRYPWKIDPFSQASFLDVFDRRRYGENGLAFFSFQKTVIDQDRDLENIL; encoded by the coding sequence ATGGGCTATCTGCGGATAACCGGGGGGCGGATGAGGGGAAGGAAAATTGTCGTACCGGCTGGACTTACCGTCCGTCCGATGCAGGACTTCCTGCGCGAGGCGCTATTTTCGATACTGGGTGACCGGGTGGCCGGGGCCGTGGTGGCGGATTGTTTCGCAGGAACGGGTTCAATCGGATTGGAGGCTTTGAGCCGAGGAGCGGCGAAATGTTTTTTTCTGGAACAGGACCGGCGGACTACTTCCATTCTTCGCGGAAATATCGCCCGGTGCGGGGTTGAATCGTTGGCTGTAATACTCAGAGGAGATTGGTTTCACGGTAGAGTGCAACGCCAGTTGAAAGAAAAAATCCATATTGCCTTTATCGATCCACCCTTTGCCGTTGACCACCAGCGAGTGGTACAGGATTTGGTTTTCTATGAGGGAGTTTTCCGGGAAGCCATTCTCGTGTACCGGTACCCATGGAAAATCGATCCGTTCAGCCAGGCTTCCTTTCTTGATGTTTTCGACCGGCGCCGGTATGGAGAGAATGGGCTGGCTTTCTTTAGTTTTCAAAAAACGGTCATTGACCAGGACCGAGACTTGGAGAACATCCTGTGA
- the coaD gene encoding pantetheine-phosphate adenylyltransferase produces MIVIYPGSFDPVTNGHLDIIARANGLFQKVIVAILHNPAKDSLFTASERATMLKEAVREHRRVEVEVFDGLLVNFARARKCRLVLRGLRAISDYEYETQLALTNRRLAPEIETFFLPTSMEFSYLNSSAVKEIARFGGCVNEFVPPVVAEALRRKFETYDCGKGGLLL; encoded by the coding sequence GTGATTGTTATTTACCCGGGTAGTTTTGATCCGGTGACCAATGGTCATTTGGACATCATCGCGCGAGCGAACGGCCTTTTTCAGAAAGTGATTGTGGCGATCCTCCATAACCCGGCCAAAGATTCTCTGTTTACCGCGAGCGAACGGGCAACCATGCTTAAGGAAGCGGTCCGGGAACACAGGAGGGTCGAGGTGGAGGTTTTCGATGGATTACTGGTAAATTTTGCCCGGGCCAGGAAATGCCGCCTGGTTTTGCGAGGACTGAGGGCCATATCCGATTACGAATACGAGACCCAATTGGCATTGACGAACCGTAGACTGGCTCCGGAAATCGAAACCTTCTTTCTGCCGACCAGCATGGAATTCTCTTACCTCAACTCTTCCGCGGTGAAAGAAATAGCTCGGTTTGGAGGTTGTGTGAACGAGTTTGTTCCCCCGGTGGTTGCGGAGGCCCTGCGAAGAAAATTTGAGACTTATGATTGCGGAAAAGGAGGCCTATTGTTGTGA
- a CDS encoding PASTA domain-containing protein — protein sequence MVVKKASVVFFAFRFFLNVLLFGLGLILSAYLGLVIFQYYLTSNALVLPDFRNLDLVGAVNQASQLGIRIEVQRVENDPAMPSNIILSQNPMPGVEVKRGRKVRVILNGQVAGIPQAAADVHTVPDVVEMDLDEGRYRLENEGFQVGRVVEVTHETVPMGLIISQNPPAASSVPAESTIQLLVSTGSRADEVALPVPINVPDVVGLKLEEARSLLTQRGLMTGAVEEVPLPDRDPGIVVRQTPEAGASLLSGESVGLAVSQVIEGLQEMRLRFPLPDVAVDITVQVVVHDDFGERVVYERVHQGGEMMELIVETKGRGRVVIYLNGFYYWEREI from the coding sequence GTGGTCGTAAAGAAAGCAAGTGTTGTTTTTTTTGCCTTCCGGTTTTTCCTGAATGTTCTTTTATTTGGGTTGGGCCTGATCTTGAGCGCTTACCTGGGCCTGGTCATCTTTCAGTACTACCTGACGAGCAATGCCCTCGTTCTTCCAGATTTTCGGAATCTTGACCTGGTTGGTGCGGTGAATCAGGCCTCCCAGCTTGGTATCCGGATTGAAGTCCAGCGCGTGGAAAACGATCCGGCGATGCCCTCGAATATCATCTTGTCCCAAAATCCGATGCCTGGTGTGGAAGTAAAAAGAGGCCGTAAGGTTCGGGTCATCCTCAACGGACAGGTCGCCGGCATACCTCAGGCAGCAGCAGATGTCCATACGGTTCCTGATGTAGTGGAGATGGATCTTGATGAAGGACGTTATCGATTGGAAAACGAGGGATTCCAGGTCGGAAGGGTGGTCGAGGTAACTCATGAAACAGTTCCGATGGGGCTGATCATCTCTCAGAATCCCCCCGCCGCGAGCAGCGTTCCCGCCGAGAGCACGATCCAACTTTTAGTCAGCACCGGTAGCAGGGCGGATGAAGTCGCCCTCCCCGTTCCAATCAACGTTCCTGACGTGGTGGGCTTGAAACTGGAAGAGGCCAGGAGCCTACTTACTCAACGAGGTCTGATGACGGGGGCTGTCGAGGAAGTCCCCCTGCCGGACCGAGACCCGGGAATCGTTGTCCGACAAACTCCCGAAGCGGGAGCTTCCTTGCTATCCGGAGAATCGGTCGGTTTGGCCGTCAGCCAAGTGATCGAAGGCTTGCAGGAGATGCGGCTCCGTTTCCCGCTTCCCGATGTGGCCGTCGACATCACCGTGCAGGTGGTGGTCCATGACGATTTTGGAGAGCGGGTGGTTTATGAACGGGTTCACCAGGGGGGAGAAATGATGGAACTGATCGTGGAAACCAAGGGACGAGGAAGAGTTGTCATTTACTTAAACGGCTTTTATTATTGGGAAAGAGAAATCTGA
- the rpe gene encoding ribulose-phosphate 3-epimerase: MARLAPSILSCDFSRLKEQLQAAQRGGAEIIHLDVMDGHFVPNMTFGPLIVEAVRKILPDGLLDVHLMVEEPAKYINDFTAAGADFLSFHAETVPDFDRVINLLRSSGLRPAVALCPGTPVSAIENVLHKLDMVLLMTVNPGFGGQRFIPGMERKISELKKSIQQRGLSVEIEIDGGIQQNNIEFLASRGATIIVAGSLVFSDHDRIEATVRSLTERIRPF; encoded by the coding sequence GTGGCCAGGCTCGCACCGTCAATTCTCTCCTGTGATTTTTCCCGTCTGAAAGAGCAGTTGCAGGCTGCCCAGCGGGGGGGAGCGGAAATCATTCACCTTGATGTGATGGATGGACACTTTGTTCCGAACATGACTTTTGGTCCACTGATCGTCGAAGCGGTGCGCAAGATACTCCCCGACGGTCTGCTCGATGTTCACCTCATGGTCGAGGAGCCGGCGAAATATATCAATGACTTCACGGCAGCCGGCGCAGACTTTTTGAGCTTTCATGCCGAAACAGTCCCCGATTTTGACCGGGTGATCAACCTGCTCCGTTCTTCCGGTCTCCGGCCGGCCGTAGCCTTGTGTCCCGGCACTCCTGTCTCGGCCATAGAAAATGTGCTTCATAAGCTAGACATGGTATTGTTGATGACCGTAAACCCAGGGTTCGGCGGTCAGCGATTTATCCCCGGTATGGAACGCAAGATCAGTGAACTGAAAAAATCAATACAGCAGCGCGGCCTGTCGGTCGAAATCGAGATTGACGGGGGGATCCAGCAGAATAATATCGAGTTTTTGGCCTCCCGGGGAGCAACGATTATTGTCGCCGGGTCGTTAGTCTTTTCTGATCACGATCGCATCGAAGCGACGGTACGGTCGCTCACGGAAAGAATTCGCCCCTTCTGA